A stretch of Vespa velutina chromosome 8, iVesVel2.1, whole genome shotgun sequence DNA encodes these proteins:
- the LOC124950827 gene encoding microsomal triacylglycerol transfer protein isoform X2: MYIYINLRYIYIYNKDTVNAVAGATKGWDVGSGLKYQLTTTVLFRESGPSKFAGDVGFQLTAELDVTAVWRDPNDPESFLLNIEISSPQLLIKSRKAPEPEGFVEHSSRVNEISQRPAIVLWKNGEIKAVYLDTSESVSSKNLKRGLASIFQYKTFDDEIREKDASGLCTVNYISLGPKTILKRKSNCKINTNALPPKKQHPNSILDVKLVSYRNVTYELSSFLLPTNIKEEEEHQLTLITRPEVGSMVTTKRLLIEIPKDDDKVVAYLDANTVKHAVALLQPGYRETDIELEMEPFTCPESGCPMLEQMVEDYRESLNNAALGTTKSASAFLKLLPLVKRTTTEQLVKLLKSPRYRQLKTQLLDLYGSTSTTATHQAAMKILRQDEIGDDTERYLWALSMSPNPDADIAKDILRRSEETMQNDKLSETFALTAAAIARHYGTSTVIEKARFSLELGLDSCTGEECKIKFLRALRNLKSKKAIPILLKYTEDKSSATSIVAWRALAALPREYITSDVKEAAFKTFYQIGKSKRDSSARTLALDIILESGPSKEELRELIESLANNDLAYEIRKYLNQRFEQLSEKNQTFARNLKENFDQLQREINNYHVLAQKGLSTAFSRSFLKSKGSNGSLVTIQEINAGLLKRGIVNVVLETGEHEETMFSLGLFARGLGNFVSSNQDDNADADEEIPTAGMEIDLLGVGIRPFVFFSGQGELMGHVWSGTASERTPAFQAITSLHSHSEFIPLTAGFVNEMDVQGAMSFDLAGQIQLSLWSRNAHSLVDMSAGIVIQGGSKLRSNFVQSMTEYSLTMEPKLELTTDVDFSGQVSLCMRLSQPDTLIKQQIYKIERIPNSRHRLRKTRRIRLFSPGRSYLLNRKNNEMCSKVSS; encoded by the exons atgtatatatatataaatttgagatatatatatatatataacaaagataCCGTAAACg cGGTAGCTGGTGCCACCAAAGGTTGGGATGTCGGAAGTGGTCTGAAATATCAACTAACGACTACAGTTTTGTTCAGGGAATCGGGACCCTCCAAGTTTGCCGGTGACGTTGGCTTTCAATTAACTGCCGAGCTCGATGTGACCGCCGTTTGGAGGGATCCCAACGATCcagaatcttttcttttgaatatcgag ATCTCATCGCCgcaattattgattaaatcgCGAAAAGCACCAGAACCAGAAGGTTTCGTAGAACATTCATCAAGAGTGAACGAAATATCTCAAAGGCCCGCAATCGTTTTATGGAAGAATGGTGAAATTAAAGCTGTCTATTTGGACACGTCTGAATCGGTATCATCGAAGAATTTGAAACGTGGCTTGGCGAGTATTTTTCAATACAAAACGTTCGATGATGAAATCCGTGAAAAGGATGCATCGGGTCTTTGCACggttaattatatttccttGGGACCGAAAACCATACTTAAACGTAAATCCAATTGTAAAATCAACACCAACGCTTTACCGCCAAAGAAACAACATCCTAATTCTATACTCGACGTAAAACTTGTCAGTTATCGTAATGTCACATACGAATTgtcgtcatttttattaccaaCGAACAtcaaggaggaagaagaacacCAGTTGACTTTGATAACCAGACCGGAAGTAGGTAGTATGGTAACGacgaaaagattattaatagaGATACCAAAGGATGATGACAAGGTGGTAGCATATTTAGATGCAAATACCGTTAAACACGCTGTGGCTCTTCTTCAACCTGGTTATAGAGAAACTGACATCGAACTGGAAATGGAACCTTTTACCTGTCCAGAATCTGGATGTCCAatg ttGGAACAAATGGTCGAAGATTATCGCGAGTCTTTAAATAATGCGGCTTTGGGAACAACGAAATCCGCATCGGCTTTTTTAAAGCTGTTACCTCTAGTCAAACGAACGACAACCGAACAattagtaaaattattaaagagtCCACGTTATCGGCAATTGAAGACACAACTTTTGGACCTTTACGGCTCGACATCGACAACAGCGACACATCAGGCTGCTATGAAGATACTCAGACAAGATGAGATAGGCGATGATACCGAGAGATATCTTTGGGCCTTGTCGATGTCCCCAAATCCGGATGCTGATATAGCCAAAGATATTCTTAGACGATCGGAGGAGACCATGCAAAATGATAAACTATCGGAAACGTTCGCGttaacagcagcagcaattGCACGACATTATGGAACCTCGACTGTGATAGAAAAGGCCAGATTTAGTTTAGAATTAGGCTTAGATAGTTGTACAGGAGAAGAGTGTAAGATAAAGTTTCTACGAGCTCTTAGAAATTTAAAGAGCAAAAAAGCAATACCAATACTTTTAAAATACACCGAGGATAAGAGTTCTGCTACAAGTATTGTAGCTTGGCGTGCATTGGCAGCACTACCACGTGAATATATAACGTCTGACGTTAAGGAAGCTGCATTTAAGACGTTTTATCAGATCGGTAAATCTAAAAGAGACAGCAGTGCTCGTACTCTTGCATTGGATATCATTCTAGAGAGTGGACCGTCCAAGGAGGAACTTCGAGAACTCATCGAATCATTAGCCAATAATGATCTGGCATACGAGATACGTAAATATTTGAATCAACGTTTTGAACAATTGTCTGAAAAGAATCAAACGTTCGCACGTAATTTGAAAGAGAATTTCGATCAACTACAACgggaaattaataattatcatgtaTTAGCTCAAAAAGGATTGAGTACGGCTTTTTCACGGAGCTTCTTAAAATCAAAGGGTAGTAATGGATCTCTCGTAACAATACAAGAGATTAATGCAGGATTATTGAAACGTGGTATTGTAAACGTAGTATTAGAAACCGGTGAACACGAGGAAACAATGTTTTCTCTTGGTCTTTTCGCACGTGGTCTTGGTAATTTCGTATCTTCGAATCAGGATGATAATGCAGATGCCGACGAAGAAATACCTACGGCTGGAATGGAAATCGATTTGTTAGGTGTCGGTATTAGACCTTTCGTGTTCTTCTCAGGCCAAGGTGAATTGATGGGACACGTTTGGTCCGGAACAGCATCCGAAAGAACACCAGCTTTCCAAGCGATAACATCTTTGCACAGTCACAGCGAATTTATACCACTTACAGCTGGTTTTGTTAATGAAATGGATGTTCAAGGTGCCATGAGTTTCGATCTTGCCGGACAAATTCAATTGAGTCTTTGGTCGAGAAATGCTCATTCCTTGGTAGACATGAGTGCCGGTATCGTAATCCAAGGTGGTAGCAAATTGCGTTCAAATTTTGTCCAAAGTATGACAGAATATTCATTGACAATGGAACCGAAATTGGAATTAACAACCGACGTGGATTTTTCTGGTCAAGTCTCCTTATGCATGAGACTCAGTCAACCTGACACATTGATCAAACAACAGATCTATAAGATCGAGAGGATACCAAACAGCAGGCATAGATTACGAAAAACACGAAGAATAAGACTCTTTTCACCTGGCAGATCGTATCTGCTTAACAGAAAGAATAACGAAATGTGTTCTAAAGTGTCTAGCTAA
- the LOC124950827 gene encoding microsomal triacylglycerol transfer protein isoform X1 has translation MACLKRPPFTTLIIYLVYLLALFGPYCQMAPAVAGATKGWDVGSGLKYQLTTTVLFRESGPSKFAGDVGFQLTAELDVTAVWRDPNDPESFLLNIEISSPQLLIKSRKAPEPEGFVEHSSRVNEISQRPAIVLWKNGEIKAVYLDTSESVSSKNLKRGLASIFQYKTFDDEIREKDASGLCTVNYISLGPKTILKRKSNCKINTNALPPKKQHPNSILDVKLVSYRNVTYELSSFLLPTNIKEEEEHQLTLITRPEVGSMVTTKRLLIEIPKDDDKVVAYLDANTVKHAVALLQPGYRETDIELEMEPFTCPESGCPMLEQMVEDYRESLNNAALGTTKSASAFLKLLPLVKRTTTEQLVKLLKSPRYRQLKTQLLDLYGSTSTTATHQAAMKILRQDEIGDDTERYLWALSMSPNPDADIAKDILRRSEETMQNDKLSETFALTAAAIARHYGTSTVIEKARFSLELGLDSCTGEECKIKFLRALRNLKSKKAIPILLKYTEDKSSATSIVAWRALAALPREYITSDVKEAAFKTFYQIGKSKRDSSARTLALDIILESGPSKEELRELIESLANNDLAYEIRKYLNQRFEQLSEKNQTFARNLKENFDQLQREINNYHVLAQKGLSTAFSRSFLKSKGSNGSLVTIQEINAGLLKRGIVNVVLETGEHEETMFSLGLFARGLGNFVSSNQDDNADADEEIPTAGMEIDLLGVGIRPFVFFSGQGELMGHVWSGTASERTPAFQAITSLHSHSEFIPLTAGFVNEMDVQGAMSFDLAGQIQLSLWSRNAHSLVDMSAGIVIQGGSKLRSNFVQSMTEYSLTMEPKLELTTDVDFSGQVSLCMRLSQPDTLIKQQIYKIERIPNSRHRLRKTRRIRLFSPGRSYLLNRKNNEMCSKVSS, from the exons ATGGCCTGTCTTAAAAGGCCACCGTTCACTACTCTGATCATTTACCTCGTCTACCTTCTGGCACTCTTTG gTCCCTACTGTCAGATGGCGCCAG cGGTAGCTGGTGCCACCAAAGGTTGGGATGTCGGAAGTGGTCTGAAATATCAACTAACGACTACAGTTTTGTTCAGGGAATCGGGACCCTCCAAGTTTGCCGGTGACGTTGGCTTTCAATTAACTGCCGAGCTCGATGTGACCGCCGTTTGGAGGGATCCCAACGATCcagaatcttttcttttgaatatcgag ATCTCATCGCCgcaattattgattaaatcgCGAAAAGCACCAGAACCAGAAGGTTTCGTAGAACATTCATCAAGAGTGAACGAAATATCTCAAAGGCCCGCAATCGTTTTATGGAAGAATGGTGAAATTAAAGCTGTCTATTTGGACACGTCTGAATCGGTATCATCGAAGAATTTGAAACGTGGCTTGGCGAGTATTTTTCAATACAAAACGTTCGATGATGAAATCCGTGAAAAGGATGCATCGGGTCTTTGCACggttaattatatttccttGGGACCGAAAACCATACTTAAACGTAAATCCAATTGTAAAATCAACACCAACGCTTTACCGCCAAAGAAACAACATCCTAATTCTATACTCGACGTAAAACTTGTCAGTTATCGTAATGTCACATACGAATTgtcgtcatttttattaccaaCGAACAtcaaggaggaagaagaacacCAGTTGACTTTGATAACCAGACCGGAAGTAGGTAGTATGGTAACGacgaaaagattattaatagaGATACCAAAGGATGATGACAAGGTGGTAGCATATTTAGATGCAAATACCGTTAAACACGCTGTGGCTCTTCTTCAACCTGGTTATAGAGAAACTGACATCGAACTGGAAATGGAACCTTTTACCTGTCCAGAATCTGGATGTCCAatg ttGGAACAAATGGTCGAAGATTATCGCGAGTCTTTAAATAATGCGGCTTTGGGAACAACGAAATCCGCATCGGCTTTTTTAAAGCTGTTACCTCTAGTCAAACGAACGACAACCGAACAattagtaaaattattaaagagtCCACGTTATCGGCAATTGAAGACACAACTTTTGGACCTTTACGGCTCGACATCGACAACAGCGACACATCAGGCTGCTATGAAGATACTCAGACAAGATGAGATAGGCGATGATACCGAGAGATATCTTTGGGCCTTGTCGATGTCCCCAAATCCGGATGCTGATATAGCCAAAGATATTCTTAGACGATCGGAGGAGACCATGCAAAATGATAAACTATCGGAAACGTTCGCGttaacagcagcagcaattGCACGACATTATGGAACCTCGACTGTGATAGAAAAGGCCAGATTTAGTTTAGAATTAGGCTTAGATAGTTGTACAGGAGAAGAGTGTAAGATAAAGTTTCTACGAGCTCTTAGAAATTTAAAGAGCAAAAAAGCAATACCAATACTTTTAAAATACACCGAGGATAAGAGTTCTGCTACAAGTATTGTAGCTTGGCGTGCATTGGCAGCACTACCACGTGAATATATAACGTCTGACGTTAAGGAAGCTGCATTTAAGACGTTTTATCAGATCGGTAAATCTAAAAGAGACAGCAGTGCTCGTACTCTTGCATTGGATATCATTCTAGAGAGTGGACCGTCCAAGGAGGAACTTCGAGAACTCATCGAATCATTAGCCAATAATGATCTGGCATACGAGATACGTAAATATTTGAATCAACGTTTTGAACAATTGTCTGAAAAGAATCAAACGTTCGCACGTAATTTGAAAGAGAATTTCGATCAACTACAACgggaaattaataattatcatgtaTTAGCTCAAAAAGGATTGAGTACGGCTTTTTCACGGAGCTTCTTAAAATCAAAGGGTAGTAATGGATCTCTCGTAACAATACAAGAGATTAATGCAGGATTATTGAAACGTGGTATTGTAAACGTAGTATTAGAAACCGGTGAACACGAGGAAACAATGTTTTCTCTTGGTCTTTTCGCACGTGGTCTTGGTAATTTCGTATCTTCGAATCAGGATGATAATGCAGATGCCGACGAAGAAATACCTACGGCTGGAATGGAAATCGATTTGTTAGGTGTCGGTATTAGACCTTTCGTGTTCTTCTCAGGCCAAGGTGAATTGATGGGACACGTTTGGTCCGGAACAGCATCCGAAAGAACACCAGCTTTCCAAGCGATAACATCTTTGCACAGTCACAGCGAATTTATACCACTTACAGCTGGTTTTGTTAATGAAATGGATGTTCAAGGTGCCATGAGTTTCGATCTTGCCGGACAAATTCAATTGAGTCTTTGGTCGAGAAATGCTCATTCCTTGGTAGACATGAGTGCCGGTATCGTAATCCAAGGTGGTAGCAAATTGCGTTCAAATTTTGTCCAAAGTATGACAGAATATTCATTGACAATGGAACCGAAATTGGAATTAACAACCGACGTGGATTTTTCTGGTCAAGTCTCCTTATGCATGAGACTCAGTCAACCTGACACATTGATCAAACAACAGATCTATAAGATCGAGAGGATACCAAACAGCAGGCATAGATTACGAAAAACACGAAGAATAAGACTCTTTTCACCTGGCAGATCGTATCTGCTTAACAGAAAGAATAACGAAATGTGTTCTAAAGTGTCTAGCTAA
- the LOC124950878 gene encoding cytochrome P450 4C1-like, whose protein sequence is MFTIFLVFISFLILLHYFIKYRRIGRLLELIPGPESIPIIGNLPRFRLDNDDAFDEIIKKDRKYYPVYKIWSFFFALVILLNPKDVEKLMKSTKHIGKGTAYRFLKPWLSDGLLITTGDKWQERRKILTPAFHFNILKHFVITFNEESKYLISILNKESKDGPIIKDIMSFITEHSLNAICETAMGTSLKDKSELQSKYREAVHAFGKIVPYRLGRPWYHSDFIFSFTSLGRKQNELLKTLHNFSSTIIAERKRFHQETKGKYLQNIDEMNEDDVFTNGTSDINKNPLIKKRLAMLDLLIAASMNDNQIDDKGIQEEVDTFMFAGHDTTATSLCFVLLHIAKYKSIQERIRNEIKAVMQQNNCNLTMSMLNEFLFMERCIKESLRLYPTIPFIARYLTEDLQLDNYLIPAGVNCRVSIYHLHKNPEYWPNPNVFDPDRFLPENMKGRNPYSYIPFSAGLRNCIGQKFAMLEMKLMIAYILHNYYLEPVDELDDIKITGNIILRTSKPLRVKFIPIK, encoded by the exons ATGATGCTTttgatgaaattataaaaaaggatagaaaatattatccgGTCTATAAAATATGGTCCTTCTTTTTTGCGTTAGTAATTCTACTTAATCCGAAGGATGTTGAA AAACTAATGAAAAGTACCAAACATATAGGAAAAGGTACTGCTTATAGATTCCTAAAACCTTGGCTGTCTGATGGATTGCTAATAACCactg GTGACAAGTGGCAAGAACGGCGAAAAATTTTAACGCCTgcctttcattttaatatcctTAAACATTTTGTTATAACCTTCAACGAGGAGTCAAAGTATCTTATAAGCATACTCAATAAGGAATCTAAAGATGGACCAATAATTAAAGATATCATGTCATTTATTACCGAGCACTCTTTAAACGCTATATGCG AAACTGCCATGGGTACATCTTTAAAGGATAAAAGTGAATTACAGAGTAAATATCGCGAAGCTGTACACGCTTTTGGCAAAATCGTACCGTACAG attggGGAGACCCTGGTATCAttcagattttatattttcatttacatcGCTTGGACGAAAGCAGAATGAACTTTTAAAAACATTGCACAATTTTTCCTCAACC ATAATTGCAGAAAGGAAACGTTTTCATCAAGAGACCAAAgggaaatatttacaaaatatcgaCGAAATGAATGAGGATGACGTATTCACCAACGGAACCAGCGATATTaacaaaa ATCCGTTGATCAAGAAAAGACTTGCTATGTTAGATCTTCTGATAGCCGCATCGATGAACGATAATCAAATCGATGATAAAGGAATTCAAGAAGAAGTCGACACTTTTATGTTTGCc GGTCATGACACTACGGCAACATCATTATGTTTTGTTTTGCTCCATATTGCAAAATACAAATCAATACAG GAACGtataagaaacgaaataaaagccGTCATGCAACAGAACAATTGCAATCTGACTATGTCAATgcttaatgaatttttattcatgGAAAGATGCATAAAAGAATCACTACGTTTGTATCCCACCATTCCTTTTATAGCACGTTACTTGACGGAGGATTTGCAGTTGG ataattatttaatcccAGCTGGTGTTAATTGTCGCGTAAGCATCTACCATTTACACAAAAATCCAGAATACTGGCCAAATCCAAATGTTTTCGATCCCGATAGATTTTTACCAGAAAACATGAAAGGACGTAATCCATATTCGTACATACCATTTAGCGCAGGGTTACGCAATTGTATCG GTCAAAAATTCGCTATgctcgaaatgaaattaatgataGCTTACATATTACACAATTATTATTTGGAACCAGTCGACGAAttagatgatattaaaattacaggaaatattattttacgtacTTCTAAACCTCTTCGAGTCAAATTTAtaccaataaaataa
- the LOC124950830 gene encoding bone morphogenetic protein 2-like, with amino-acid sequence MCSSGSWSLIIIVILGICYVWKTGFLTWPRSTSVRATASIRLDLSLPTTALSINRHIFNSTSAGRTNDKNRKRYRDTVSRYMLRLYHLRPEHDVVRALQPIHVSAPVTDGGRIVEFSLPLVDSQETLETAELLGTAGTIFRVRSIDEISRKTTREKMSRSRRDETWRAFNVTSAVAKRNGNLVRLHVHGRVSYRPRADGPILLLSYRKPKRRKRYRRSTSLEQDDNEENIRWEDDSPRRRRRNSCKKRPLYVDFALIAYDDWVVAPPGYEAYQCAGKCYYPFGDHLSPTKHAIVQTLVHGALQRTESINGNKPVGRACCVPTRLAPTSLLYLDSTGTLTYQYGYEDMVVAECGCR; translated from the coding sequence ATGTGTTCTTCTGGTTCATggagtttaataataattgtaatactCGGGATTTGTTATGTATGGAAAACTGGATTTCTCACGTGGCCACGTTCTACTAGTGTTAGAGCTACGGCGTCTATAAGATTAGATCTTAGTTTGCCTACAACGGCTTTATCGATCAATCGTCATATCTTCAATTCGACATCGGCTGGAAGaacgaatgataaaaatcgtaaaaggTATCGTGACACGGTATCAAGATATATGCTTAGACTTTACCATTTACGTCCGGAGCATGACGTTGTCAGAGCACTTCAGCCTATTCACGTATCGGCACCTGTAACCGATGGAGGAAGGATCGTTGAGTTTTCTCTACCGTTAGTTGATTCACAGGAAACATTGGAAACCGCCGAATTGCTTGGTACCGCGGGTACTATATTTAGAGTAAGGAGCATAGACGAGATTTCGAGAAAGACGACTCGGGAAAAAATGTCAAGGTCAAGAAGGGATGAAACTTGGAGAGCCTTCAACGTAACATCAGCGGTCGCTAAAAGAAACGGGAATCTCGTTAGATTACATGTACATGGAAGGGTCTCTTATAGGCCAAGAGCTGACGGGCCAATTTTGTTGTTGAGTTATAGGAAAccaaagagaaggaagaggtaTCGTCGGTCAACGTCCTTGGAACAGGACGATAACGAGGAAAATATACGTTGGGAGGATGATAGTCCTCGACGAAGGCGTAGAAACTCTTGCAAAAAGCGTCCACTTTATGTTGACTTTGCTTTGATCGCTTATGACGATTGGGTCGTGGCACCGCCGGGATACGAAGCGTATCAATGCGCTGGAAAGTGTTATTACCCGTTCGGTGATCATCTCAGTCCGACGAAACACGCCATAGTTCAAACCCTCGTACACGGTGCTCTTCAACGTACCGAAAGTATAAATGGTAATAAACCTGTCGGAAGAGCCTGTTGCGTTCCAACGAGATTAGCACCCACAAGTTTGCTCTATCTCGATTCAACTGGTACTTTAACGTATCAGTATGGTTACGAAGATATGGTGGTAGCGGAATGTGGTTGTCGGTGA
- the LOC124950827 gene encoding microsomal triacylglycerol transfer protein isoform X3, with translation MYWILCILFSAVAGATKGWDVGSGLKYQLTTTVLFRESGPSKFAGDVGFQLTAELDVTAVWRDPNDPESFLLNIEISSPQLLIKSRKAPEPEGFVEHSSRVNEISQRPAIVLWKNGEIKAVYLDTSESVSSKNLKRGLASIFQYKTFDDEIREKDASGLCTVNYISLGPKTILKRKSNCKINTNALPPKKQHPNSILDVKLVSYRNVTYELSSFLLPTNIKEEEEHQLTLITRPEVGSMVTTKRLLIEIPKDDDKVVAYLDANTVKHAVALLQPGYRETDIELEMEPFTCPESGCPMLEQMVEDYRESLNNAALGTTKSASAFLKLLPLVKRTTTEQLVKLLKSPRYRQLKTQLLDLYGSTSTTATHQAAMKILRQDEIGDDTERYLWALSMSPNPDADIAKDILRRSEETMQNDKLSETFALTAAAIARHYGTSTVIEKARFSLELGLDSCTGEECKIKFLRALRNLKSKKAIPILLKYTEDKSSATSIVAWRALAALPREYITSDVKEAAFKTFYQIGKSKRDSSARTLALDIILESGPSKEELRELIESLANNDLAYEIRKYLNQRFEQLSEKNQTFARNLKENFDQLQREINNYHVLAQKGLSTAFSRSFLKSKGSNGSLVTIQEINAGLLKRGIVNVVLETGEHEETMFSLGLFARGLGNFVSSNQDDNADADEEIPTAGMEIDLLGVGIRPFVFFSGQGELMGHVWSGTASERTPAFQAITSLHSHSEFIPLTAGFVNEMDVQGAMSFDLAGQIQLSLWSRNAHSLVDMSAGIVIQGGSKLRSNFVQSMTEYSLTMEPKLELTTDVDFSGQVSLCMRLSQPDTLIKQQIYKIERIPNSRHRLRKTRRIRLFSPGRSYLLNRKNNEMCSKVSS, from the exons ATGTACTGGATATTgtgcattttattttcagcGGTAGCTGGTGCCACCAAAGGTTGGGATGTCGGAAGTGGTCTGAAATATCAACTAACGACTACAGTTTTGTTCAGGGAATCGGGACCCTCCAAGTTTGCCGGTGACGTTGGCTTTCAATTAACTGCCGAGCTCGATGTGACCGCCGTTTGGAGGGATCCCAACGATCcagaatcttttcttttgaatatcgag ATCTCATCGCCgcaattattgattaaatcgCGAAAAGCACCAGAACCAGAAGGTTTCGTAGAACATTCATCAAGAGTGAACGAAATATCTCAAAGGCCCGCAATCGTTTTATGGAAGAATGGTGAAATTAAAGCTGTCTATTTGGACACGTCTGAATCGGTATCATCGAAGAATTTGAAACGTGGCTTGGCGAGTATTTTTCAATACAAAACGTTCGATGATGAAATCCGTGAAAAGGATGCATCGGGTCTTTGCACggttaattatatttccttGGGACCGAAAACCATACTTAAACGTAAATCCAATTGTAAAATCAACACCAACGCTTTACCGCCAAAGAAACAACATCCTAATTCTATACTCGACGTAAAACTTGTCAGTTATCGTAATGTCACATACGAATTgtcgtcatttttattaccaaCGAACAtcaaggaggaagaagaacacCAGTTGACTTTGATAACCAGACCGGAAGTAGGTAGTATGGTAACGacgaaaagattattaatagaGATACCAAAGGATGATGACAAGGTGGTAGCATATTTAGATGCAAATACCGTTAAACACGCTGTGGCTCTTCTTCAACCTGGTTATAGAGAAACTGACATCGAACTGGAAATGGAACCTTTTACCTGTCCAGAATCTGGATGTCCAatg ttGGAACAAATGGTCGAAGATTATCGCGAGTCTTTAAATAATGCGGCTTTGGGAACAACGAAATCCGCATCGGCTTTTTTAAAGCTGTTACCTCTAGTCAAACGAACGACAACCGAACAattagtaaaattattaaagagtCCACGTTATCGGCAATTGAAGACACAACTTTTGGACCTTTACGGCTCGACATCGACAACAGCGACACATCAGGCTGCTATGAAGATACTCAGACAAGATGAGATAGGCGATGATACCGAGAGATATCTTTGGGCCTTGTCGATGTCCCCAAATCCGGATGCTGATATAGCCAAAGATATTCTTAGACGATCGGAGGAGACCATGCAAAATGATAAACTATCGGAAACGTTCGCGttaacagcagcagcaattGCACGACATTATGGAACCTCGACTGTGATAGAAAAGGCCAGATTTAGTTTAGAATTAGGCTTAGATAGTTGTACAGGAGAAGAGTGTAAGATAAAGTTTCTACGAGCTCTTAGAAATTTAAAGAGCAAAAAAGCAATACCAATACTTTTAAAATACACCGAGGATAAGAGTTCTGCTACAAGTATTGTAGCTTGGCGTGCATTGGCAGCACTACCACGTGAATATATAACGTCTGACGTTAAGGAAGCTGCATTTAAGACGTTTTATCAGATCGGTAAATCTAAAAGAGACAGCAGTGCTCGTACTCTTGCATTGGATATCATTCTAGAGAGTGGACCGTCCAAGGAGGAACTTCGAGAACTCATCGAATCATTAGCCAATAATGATCTGGCATACGAGATACGTAAATATTTGAATCAACGTTTTGAACAATTGTCTGAAAAGAATCAAACGTTCGCACGTAATTTGAAAGAGAATTTCGATCAACTACAACgggaaattaataattatcatgtaTTAGCTCAAAAAGGATTGAGTACGGCTTTTTCACGGAGCTTCTTAAAATCAAAGGGTAGTAATGGATCTCTCGTAACAATACAAGAGATTAATGCAGGATTATTGAAACGTGGTATTGTAAACGTAGTATTAGAAACCGGTGAACACGAGGAAACAATGTTTTCTCTTGGTCTTTTCGCACGTGGTCTTGGTAATTTCGTATCTTCGAATCAGGATGATAATGCAGATGCCGACGAAGAAATACCTACGGCTGGAATGGAAATCGATTTGTTAGGTGTCGGTATTAGACCTTTCGTGTTCTTCTCAGGCCAAGGTGAATTGATGGGACACGTTTGGTCCGGAACAGCATCCGAAAGAACACCAGCTTTCCAAGCGATAACATCTTTGCACAGTCACAGCGAATTTATACCACTTACAGCTGGTTTTGTTAATGAAATGGATGTTCAAGGTGCCATGAGTTTCGATCTTGCCGGACAAATTCAATTGAGTCTTTGGTCGAGAAATGCTCATTCCTTGGTAGACATGAGTGCCGGTATCGTAATCCAAGGTGGTAGCAAATTGCGTTCAAATTTTGTCCAAAGTATGACAGAATATTCATTGACAATGGAACCGAAATTGGAATTAACAACCGACGTGGATTTTTCTGGTCAAGTCTCCTTATGCATGAGACTCAGTCAACCTGACACATTGATCAAACAACAGATCTATAAGATCGAGAGGATACCAAACAGCAGGCATAGATTACGAAAAACACGAAGAATAAGACTCTTTTCACCTGGCAGATCGTATCTGCTTAACAGAAAGAATAACGAAATGTGTTCTAAAGTGTCTAGCTAA